Proteins from a single region of Oryza brachyantha chromosome 6, ObraRS2, whole genome shotgun sequence:
- the LOC102714925 gene encoding protein TIC 22, chloroplastic → MPPPSSSSSSLPLAAAPMSNPGPSSSSQAPNPLAAASSFLHHHLSRLASRFAAPPRPALAATAAMAPPGPQGASSLSLALAPDEVARALTGTPVFTVCNSSNEFMLVSDPATGLRSLGLLCFRSEDADALLTHMRTRQPVVGRGAKVVPITLDQVYMLKAEGIAFRFLPDPLQIKNALELKSGLTAFDGVPVFQSDLLVVKKQKKRYCPIYFQKEDIERELTRASKSSRGSAFSKQIMVGSLEDVLKKMEMNERNSGWDDLIFIPPGKNLNQHINEVSA, encoded by the exons atgccgccgccgagctcctcctcctcctccctcccgctcgccgccgccccgatgTCCAACCCgggcccctcctcctcctcgcagGCCCCCAACCCACtcgccgcggcctcctccttcctccaccaccacctctccCGCCTCGCGTCCCGCTTCGCTGCCCCGCCGCGCCCCGCGCTggccgcgacggcggctaTGGCGCCCCCGGGGCCGCAgggcgcctcctccctctccctcgcgctcgcgcccgACGAGGTCGCGCGCGCGCTCACCGGCACCCCCGTCTTCACCGTCTGTAACTCCAGCAACGAGTTCATGCTCGTCTCCGACCCCGCCACCGGCCTCCGCTCCCTCGGCCTTCTCTGCTTCCGCTCCGAGGACGCCGATGCTCTCCTCACCCAC ATGAGGACGCGGCAACCTGTGGTAGGGAGGGGGGCAAAAGTGGTGCCTATTACGCTTGATCAG GTTTATATGTTGAAGGCTGAAGGTATTGCATTTCGGTTCTTACCTGACCCTCTTCAAATTAAGAATGCGCTGGAG ttgaaatctgGCTTAACTGCTTTTGATGGTGTTCCTGTTTTCCAG TCAGATCTATTGGTTGTCAAGAAACAGAAGAAACGTTATTGtccaatatattttcaaaag GAGGACATAGAAAGAGAACTTACAAGGGCATCTAAAAGTTCAAGAGGATCCGCCTTCTCTAAGCAAATTATG GTTGGGAGTTTGGAAGATGTCTTGAAGAAAATGGAG ATGAACGAGAGGAATTCTGGTTGGGATGACTTGATCTTTATACCCCCTGGGAAAAACCTCAACCAACATATTAATGAGGTATCAGcataa
- the LOC121054803 gene encoding probable calcium-binding protein CML41: protein MAFRRYRALPQGEVTAEEFRAWLGQFDADGDGRISREELQRALRSLNLWFAWWKARAGLRAADADRDGAVAGDDEVGRLFAFAQTHLHVKIAQLGSSYY, encoded by the coding sequence aTGGCGTTCAGGAGGTACAGGGCGCTGCCGCAGGGGGAGGTGACGGCGGAGGAGTTCAGGGCGTGGCTGGGGCAGTTCGACGCGGACGGCGACGGGAGGATCAGCCGGGAGGAGCTGCAGCGCGCGCTGCGGAGCCTCAACCTGTGGTTCGCGTGGTGGAAGGCGCGGGCCGGCctgcgcgccgccgacgccgaccgcgacggcgccgtcgccggcgacgacgaggtcggCCGGCTCTTCGCCTTCGCGCAGACCCACCTCCACGTCAAGATCGCCCAGCTCGGCTCCTCCTACTACTGA